In Acidobacteriota bacterium, the genomic window GGTGGTTGATTCGTTCTCAAACACTCTGAAGTTGAACCTACAGGCGCGAACCTATGAGGCCGTTCTCAAAAGAGGACTGGTAGCCACACGGACTTTGAACGTGAAGCCCGGCGTCTATCAGATAAGACTCTTCGTACGCGAAGCGGACTCAGGACTCATTGGGACCGCGAACGACTATATCGAAATTCCGGATATGAAGGCCGACCGCTTATCGACGAGCAGTCTTTTCGTTAGCGGCCAGGCCGTTGAAGAAGGAAAGGTCGTCAACACGGCAGGCGAGGGAGGCACGCCGTCGCAAAGACGCTTCGCTCGGGACGGTGAGTTTTCGTATTCGCTGGCGATCTACAATCCGAAGCTTGACCGCAAGACGACGCAGCCGCAGCTCGAGATGCGCGCGCGAATCTTGAAGGGTAGCCAGGTCGTGTACAACGGGGTGCCGCGGCCGGTCCTGGCGACGCAGGGGAGCACGCCGACTCGAGTCATCACTGGCGGCATTGTTAAACTCCTGAAGCTTCCACCCGACGATTACACTTTGGAGGTGACCGTTCGCGACAAGCTGAGAGGAAAAGATAGTCGCAGCGTCATCCGCCAGGAGATGGACTTCAGTGTGGAGTGATCAGTAGGCGACAGGGCGGTGAATTTCAGACTAGATCGCATTGCGCGCAGGACGTCCACGCTTCCAGCGCAAATTCGAATACTCCCAGGCAAGCAAACCGAGAGTCGGAACATAGATACAGGCACCCAACCAGAGCGGGATCTCGGGATAGACCAGCGGCGTGTACCACACCAGGTATAACAGCGTCGACGCGCAGGTCAGATACAACCAACCAATCCGCGGCGCGAGGCAAAGGAACGGGATTATCCAGACGTAGTACCAAGGATACCGCGGCGTGGTCACCAGCAGAAACAGCCCAATGAGCGTTGTTGCTCCAAGGGCGACATCGCAGGCATCAAGCTTTTTCTTGAGCGCCCACCATAGCGTTGCCGCGGCAAAAGCGATCGCAGCCACAACCAGGAATCCAACGGTCGGCACGGGGATAAGCTCGCGCACCGCGGCAAGCAGAAAGTACCTCGAGCCGCTTTGGATGAACCCCTCTTCCTCTATATAGCCGCGCAGAAATCCAAACACATTGCTGCCGGCGCCGGCGTAAGGCAAATATGCAAGCACGACGGTCGCGGCAAAAGCGCCGAGCATCGTCAGTGAGCGCTTCTCGAAAAGAGCGGACAGCGTTAAACGCTCGCCCCTTGCGAGGCCAAGTGGAGCATCGCTCGGCGACTGATCTCTCTTTGCGCTAAGAAAGACCGGGAGCAGAAGAATCGGATAGAACTTGACCAACGTTGCGAGGGCGAGCGACACACCGGTCAGCGCGTGCTTTCCCGTCGACCACATCAGAAGCGCAAGTGCTAAGAACGCGACGAAAACCGATTCGATGTGTCCGCTGTGTGAGCCCTCAAAGATCACCAGCGGGTGCCACGCAAAAATGATCGCGCGCGCGGGATCGAGACCGCTCCGCGCGAGTACCAGCATCAGCAGCAGCACCGTGATCAGATCGAACGACGCCATCGCAGCCTTGAACGCCGCCACGCTCATCGGCCGAATGCACGACACCGCGAAAAAAACAATTTGAGCCATCGGCGGATAAGCCGACAACCACTGCCTGTCTTCGCGGTTGAGGTTCGGAAAGATTTTGTCGTCTCGCAGGCTGCTCAGCTCGGGGGCTTCAG contains:
- a CDS encoding glycosyltransferase family 87 protein, which codes for MNPFTRARLDVEPSSCAAADRMIETTRTDIPSPQQTPEPIVARFSAVVPLALLVLGTASAGLYFWGRDLHRFTQWIAAYVGLFVGQLGFYVVACYVVLRWSKRSSPAARWATIGLVIFFAAGFRAVLVPQRPYLSTDVYRYIWDGHLQAAGVNPYRYVPEAPELSSLRDDKIFPNLNREDRQWLSAYPPMAQIVFFAVSCIRPMSVAAFKAAMASFDLITVLLLMLVLARSGLDPARAIIFAWHPLVIFEGSHSGHIESVFVAFLALALLMWSTGKHALTGVSLALATLVKFYPILLLPVFLSAKRDQSPSDAPLGLARGERLTLSALFEKRSLTMLGAFAATVVLAYLPYAGAGSNVFGFLRGYIEEEGFIQSGSRYFLLAAVRELIPVPTVGFLVVAAIAFAAATLWWALKKKLDACDVALGATTLIGLFLLVTTPRYPWYYVWIIPFLCLAPRIGWLYLTCASTLLYLVWYTPLVYPEIPLWLGACIYVPTLGLLAWEYSNLRWKRGRPARNAI